The DNA sequence TCACCAAGCAACCTTCTAGTTCTGAGAATAAATTATCACCAAATTTTCCCCCTCCCAAGCAACTAGTAAAGCCATATTTTACCTTAGATTTCACTAATTGCGGGTCTGATAGCGAATTACCTCTCAAACTTCTTCTTGCATGTCATTATTGCTGTTGCTTGATGCTGTTGAAGACGGAGAGATACTGGTGTTGCAGGAGAATGTGCCAATCCTATACCCAGATATCAATCTGCttgtgaaagaaaagaagaaaattaagaTCACATAGATATTAGACCACATCATGAAATAATGTCTTATTGGGGATCGGTAAAGAAATGTTCCTAACGATTTTAAGACATTTCCGTTTGAACAATTTTAAGACATCAACTGATAGGGCCAAATGGACCAAAGCAACAGCTCGGGCCTAGAAAGGCTTGTATATCAGGCTTTTCCCATGCcaacaaagggaagaattgATTGTGTGTCATCTAATTCAAAGTGCAAATAAGATGAGTAATCATATGATAGCCAAAGGAAGGCATTGTTATGCATATCATCCAGTCCCGGACCATGCAATATGCGCACAAGGGTTCCATGCATTCAATGAAGAAGGCagccaagaaaagaaaataaataaaaaactgGTATCAAATAGGCTCTTTTGGAGGCAAGGTCACGAGTAATCTGAACAGAATATGTACCTGAAAGGACAAGAATGGTGCAGAGTATCACGGAGTTGGCAAGTAATCTCACGTCTCTTGCTTTCTAAAGCAGATGTAAATAGAGAGGAGGAACTGATTGCTTCAAGATGTGTCATCAGATCAGAGGCCAACCAGGCAGCCCTCGGCGACAGATTTTGTTGGAGAGAGTCAACTTGTGGAGGAAAGGGAAGCGCGGTTGTTCTTCACCCGCAGCCACTAACCACTCTGGGAGAGACTCTGCTTCTCGATCATCGAGCTGTATGTGCTCCACGGCATTCGCACCCTCCACAACCTTCAATTCCACACAATCGTCAACATCTATGTGTTTAAGTACAGGAAAGTTGGAAACTCTCTCCAAACTTGAGTTGTGGGCCAAGATCAACTTTGTAAGAGAGGGGAGGTTTTGTATTTCTCTCAGGCTGTGGGCACGTGTAATTTCTAATGTCTTCAGGACGGTGACGAGGCTTTCCGGAAGAGACCTCAACTTCGGACATCCATCTATGGTCAAAACCTTGAGAGAAGGTAGCAACGATCTTTTCTGGTTGTCCTCCTCCTCCCACCGCCACCACCATTCTTTCCAATTAGTCATGTTTGTAAATACAAGTTCCTCTAGTTTGGGGAAGTAGGAGGAGAAGCAAGAGTCCGTTTTTCTTCCATTCCGCCCTCTTGCACCAGCACTACCACCTGCCAGCAACAAGAATTCAGGCCCGATGCTCGTGACTGCAGAAGCACCTGAAATCGAGAGGTAACATAGTTGTGGCAGCATTCCCAAGGGTGGAAGTGGCTGGCATAGACCACAATTCTTGAGATCCAGCCATTGCAGGTTGCGAAACGATGACGAGGAGGGTGTCATTATCCAGCTGGGAAACTCACGGCCGAAGTAGCCATTGATTTCAAGCTTTTCAAGGCATGGCGGTGGGTGGATCTCCTCGAAGACCTCCCCTATTCTCTTGATATTTTCCTCCTCGTAATCATTTGCACGAGGCTGCTGCACATCAAAAGAGCTGCTCGGTAGGGTGCAATGCAGAAATAGAGTTGTGAGATGTGGCTTGGCTTGAAGTGCAGCGGCTTTTGCTTCAGCCTTGTCTGATGCCCTCTCCAATTTGACCATGCTAATACACCTGAGCTGGGAGAGGGATTTCAACTCTTCCAAGGTGCAGAAACTCCCGTGCTGATATCTCTTGTGCTCCTGCTCCCTAACATCTTCTCCAACTCCAGATCTGCAGCCCTCGCTACCATTCACCACAAATCCCTTTAGTGTATGTAGTTGTCGCAGTCTCCCTATTCCTATTGGTATACCATCAAGTGGTGCACCCTTGACAACAAGAATCTTTAGATTGATTAACCTAAGGACACCGCAAGGGAGGTTGCGCAAATATTTACAATCCATGAGTATCAGAAATTGGAGATTTCTAAGATTCCCTATACTCTCTGGTATCTCTCTTATTGAACTATCGGAGAGATCAAGAGTTCGAAGGTGCACAAGATCTCCCAAAGAAGTTGGGAAATTGTTAATGGCTGTTTTACGTAAATTCAGGATCCTTAAACTCCTCAGCTTTCTGAAGAGATCTTCTGGAAGATCATGAATAAGTGGGATATGGAAGAGTGATAGGGTCCTCAAGGACGTCTGTTTCATTAACAAGTCAGGTATAGTTTCTAAGTTTTCATCTACAATTGATAAACGACGTAGTTTTATCGATGAAGAGTAGGATATGATCTTGTTTTCAAATGCTCGTGCATCTCCGACGAAGCACTCATCCCCTGCTATATGATGAGCTAGAGACCGCAAGAGGTCATGCATCCTGCAACCTTGTTCTTCATAATAACGAGGAGCTGGCTGGAGAAGGTTCCTTTGCACCAACTCCTTCCAATACTCTTCTGCTACATCTTCCAAGGGCGTATCGTCTTCGGATGTTACAAAGCCCTCTGCAATACATCTATTGCCAAAAGGAATTGAACGAATTGGGAAGTCCTCAGGAAATAATGAAACGGAAGTGAAGCACTGCTTCAGAGGAGGTGGTAAATCCAGATAGCTCAAGTACAATGGGCCCATCTCCTCTTTTGGAAGTTTCGTAAAAGACCATGCTGGACTAGAGAGGACTTTTTCCCATTCTGAATGTCTTTTCTCCTTAGTTCGAAGAACCCCTCCGATGGTCCGAAGAGCAAGCGGAAGGCCATCACATTTCTCTACAATTCTCATCCCGACATCACTTAACAGATGCATGTCTCCTTCCTCACATTCCTCAAACACCATCTTGCAAATTAATGACCAACCATCCTTTTGAGACAACTTCTCCACCCTATGGATGTATACTGCTCCCATCTGTCTAGCAATGGCTTCATGTCTGCTTGTTATCAAAATTCTACTATTTGCCGAACCACTATGCAAGGGCTTTCTCAGTAGCGCATCCCATACTTGCGCATCCCAAACATCATCCAAGACTAGAAAGAATTTCTTGTTCATAATGACTTGGCTAAGCATGGGTTCGAGCACTTCCTTCTCCTTAGCCTCTCCAGGATCACCTCCAGCTTGCTTTATGAAAGATCTCAGTAAATCGAACTCGAAGAAATCTTGAGACACGCACAACCAAATCCGTGACTTTGGGTTGAAGTTGTCCCGAAGCTTCTTATCATTGTAAATGTTCTGAGCAAGAGTAGTTTTGCCTATCCCCCCCATGCCAACAATGGCAAAGACTTGGATTTTTTTGTTATCTTCTTTTATCAGCAAATCCGCCAACCTCCTTGTATCATCCTCAATTTTCTCTCCCACAAGATCAGGTTCGACAATAGGAGATGTCTTGCGGCTTATTCTACTCTTGTAGTGGTCATCATGAGGAGCAGGCGTAAGATGGAGGTCATCTTTGTCCTTGGCAACTTGTTCAAGCTCACGGTTGAGATTTCTAATTCTGTGGCCAATCTCATGACGGAATTTACCTTCATGCCAGCGAGAAATAGGGGAGTAGCAACAACGTACCAACTCACCACAACAAGATGATGATGAGTCCGAGCTGAGAAACTTCTCGCCCTCGATCCGGCATTCATCGATGATGTCGTCCACCTCGTACATGAGATCTCGCAGCTCGTTCAGCCAAAGGTTGATGGCCTCGTTGTCGAAGCGTCTATTCTCTGCATCAGCGAGAATGGCCTGCATCCTCTTCAGTCTCCTATGAAGCTTCTTGATTTCCTCAGGCACACCCAAGATCTTAGCTGCCTCTTCCTCTGCATAGGTTAATAGCATCGTACACAAACGAGAGACGAAGGCATCCAGGACCATCGCCATTTTTTCCCTTCAACTCCTACAAAGACGAGACACTAGTTGAAGGATggtgggaaggaagaagaatcaCGGACGAGACACTAGTTGAAGGATggtgggaaggaagaagaatcaCGGACGAGACACTAGTTGAAGGATggtgggaaggaagaagaatcaCGGACGAGACACTAGTTGAAGGATggtgggaaggaagaagaatcaCGGACGAGACACTAGTTGAAGGATggtgggaaggaagaagaatcaCGGACGAGACACTAGTTGAAGGATggtgggaaggaagaagaatcaCGGACTGGAAGGCATCCAGGACCATCGCCCATCCACCCGCTCGGGACTGCCCGTGACTAAAGGACACCCGTTGTGGAAGAATCATGTGAACATAACCCTTTAAACCAACACCATCTTAAATACTAAATTATATATGACAAAAGAGACGAGCTCTGTGGGTAGAAAACAGGGAAAACCTAGTGGCCCACAGTCAAGCCGTAGTGGCAGGGAAAACTGCGTCCCATTTTCTAACAATACGCGGCCAAGGTAGAAAACAGGGCACCCATTTGTCTTTAGCTCCAGGAAACTGAGTTGCAGCTTCATCTAAAGGACAACCGTTGTAGCATATGACATAAATtatatactaaaattaaatactatTTTAGGCCTTAGGTTGAAAGCTAATGTCAGAAACTATCCCAGTAATATTTTGCACCATCTTCCATCTAGATTCATTACAATTTTATGCTTCCCGTAGACGATGAAGCTAGCTCAAGGCAAAACAATCAGGGCCATATTGGCACGAGTAGGAATTTGCTGTGGTACTTAAAAAACATCACTGAAACGTAAAGTCGGTGAGATTTAAAATGCATTTTGATATGCAATATGCAGCAACTTCAGCAAGATCATATAAAATTTAGAGGAGTTATGACAAGATTTCAGGCCAGCGAGTGCAAAGAGAACACTACAATGACAAGAGCCATCTTACGGATTCTTTATAGCTGGGCGATAGGCCACTAGAAGCTAATGCTTCCTGGCCTGTTAATTTATCCGGACACATGCATGCTGAATTCGTTGTCCATGTGGCGGTGTGCTTGAGTACATCCCCAAGTCAGTTGCATCCTGCAATCACGAGTTCACCAAGAGGCAACAGCATTTTAGACTTGATTTCACAAATCAACGAGAAGAAGATTGCTAATAAAATTCATGCTCTGTAGAAAGGGTTGGTTATTGTAGCATGATAGAATGGTTTTGTGATTTTGGAAGACGTTGCCTTTCTTAATTCCTCTGGGGGGGGCAATGATCCTAAATCATCCCTACTTTTCAAATTACCACCCAACCCGATGATAGGAAACCCGTCCGTGAGATCCAATATCTAAAATCATCCTAGGGCAGTGATCATGGATAATGTGCTATGCAATAGTGCTACAGGATAGTTGAAAACATTTTAATGTCATATTACATATTGATTTTATTGCATATTGCCTATCATTGATAAGCAATTGGTGCTACTGCATAAACTGCATAGCACATGCACTGTCACTAGTAAAAATGGAAGGGGAATCTGCATTCTCTCATTATTATTAAGACTATGGCTGGCTTGTAGTCAATAACAAATGACTACTTCCCCTGCAGCCAAGAACTCATCTGCAAATTCAGCGTGGGCTAGGTGTGCAACATACTCAACAATGCTTCTCTTCGCATGGGAGGATAAGGTTGGTGCATCTGAGACCCCACATTCTGCAGTAGTAGGAGTCTTATGCACTAGGACACTATTTTTTTATGCACAAATTTGATCCAGATGATAGGCAaatgttcttatttttttagagTTTGAGGCCTAAGTTCGTGCAAAGGAGGCTAAAATGAATATGGTGGATGCTCTCCATCACTTGAATTGAATAGTGAAAATATGTGGATGTTCACTAGATATTCAACATCATGGCGCAACAATGTATTTTCATCAACTGAACATGCTGTTTATAGTTCATTggcacaaaagaaaaaagatgtcAATGAAAGCTTATAGTGGTGGGGTTATGTCAATGAAAGCATATGTTGAGGGTTGGGTTGGAGTGAGTACCAGTGAAAGGCCATGGGCtcaatgagggagatgaggtTGGCGTAACCCTTGACGATTTGCTCCACCCTGTTCGGGCCCTTCGCATTTTGATGTTGGACCCAAGTCCAATCTCATAGAACATCAGAAGAGATCAGGTCAGCTTTACAGTAAATCTTTTTGACCCAACAAATCATTCAGGCCAGACTGGAGTTGCATGTTCTAGTTACATCTAAAAATATTCAGACCAGGGTCGGTAAAATCATGACATGGCTATACCTTTTGGTTGGACTCTTATAATCTTTACAAGCCCTTTCTCTTTAACATCCATTTGGCTACAGAGCACAACTCCAAGTAgagattagattaggatttgtgaatgattaaaaatattttcagaaGCAGTTATCTACATGACATCAACCCTTAGAACCGATGCCAAATTCCTAATGCAACTGGAGAACTAGAGAACCGAGTGTATCTACCCTCTCACGTTCCTCAAGATTAGAAAGACACCAACCATTCTGATCTTTTCGAACAGATTGAAAGACTGACATACATGctgaaattggcctttttcaaAATATCCTGTAGAACACCTAGATCAAATTGGACACGAAATCTCGCACCAGCTGTCTAATGTTAGACCCTGAAACCGAGTGTATCTTTCTCCAGCTCGCGTCAATCATCCTTTAAAAGATACAACTCAGATAACTTACAGAACGCAAATCGAGGCATGCGTCATATTTCAGTCTTTCTCCACGGCCATGATAACGTCACCTCCATCCAAACACTTGGCGCAGCTCCCTAAAATGCACATTACTGATCTCTTCTGATATTCCCTCTTTACTTGTATACTAAAACTAATATACAGTGCCCAGTGCCCAACATTTAAAGGGTTACAAGATTATTTCATTAATATTTTCTCCTCCGTCCTTCTGGTTAAATTGGGATGGACCCCACGTTTCATATAGATAAGGATCCTTCTCAAGCAAAAGTAATCCAACTTTTTTTTGGGTCCAAGTCAGCAACTACTGCATAATGGAGCTCTCTCTGTCTCTTCAATATACATAGTTCCtgttagggttaaaaaatctAGCTTGAGGGTGACCACGACGGAGGAAGCTGAGAAGCCACTGGCCGGAAGGGAGAAAGGAAGCCGCCTCCTGCGCACCGGTATACCTGCATAAAGCCTTAGCTGGAGATTTTGGCAAAATCCCTCTGATGGCTAAGTTAGAGTTGATTCAGAGATTTTGGCCAAAAGTTCCTTGAGTACCTTTTCATGGTCTCTTTTATATTCCTCACAAAGGTGCCCAGGCGGCGGAGGTATGGTCCAtcctcatcatgggaggagatggtctTGGCCAAGTGGCTTGTGGCCAAGGCTTGCTTGGGGGCACAG is a window from the Phoenix dactylifera cultivar Barhee BC4 unplaced genomic scaffold, palm_55x_up_171113_PBpolish2nd_filt_p 000371F, whole genome shotgun sequence genome containing:
- the LOC120105796 gene encoding putative disease resistance protein RGA1, coding for MAMVLDAFVSRLCTMLLTYAEEEAAKILGVPEEIKKLHRRLKRMQAILADAENRRFDNEAINLWLNELRDLMYEVDDIIDECRIEGEKFLSSDSSSSCCGELVRCCYSPISRWHEGKFRHEIGHRIRNLNRELEQVAKDKDDLHLTPAPHDDHYKSRISRKTSPIVEPDLVGEKIEDDTRRLADLLIKEDNKKIQVFAIVGMGGIGKTTLAQNIYNDKKLRDNFNPKSRIWLCVSQDFFEFDLLRSFIKQAGGDPGEAKEKEVLEPMLSQVIMNKKFFLVLDDVWDAQVWDALLRKPLHSGSANSRILITSRHEAIARQMGAVYIHRVEKLSQKDGWSLICKMVFEECEEGDMHLLSDVGMRIVEKCDGLPLALRTIGGVLRTKEKRHSEWEKVLSSPAWSFTKLPKEEMGPLYLSYLDLPPPLKQCFTSVSLFPEDFPIRSIPFGNRCIAEGFVTSEDDTPLEDVAEEYWKELVQRNLLQPAPRYYEEQGCRMHDLLRSLAHHIAGDECFVGDARAFENKIISYSSSIKLRRLSIVDENLETIPDLLMKQTSLRTLSLFHIPLIHDLPEDLFRKLRSLRILNLRKTAINNFPTSLGDLVHLRTLDLSDSSIREIPESIGNLRNLQFLILMDCKYLRNLPCGVLRLINLKILVVKGAPLDGIPIGIGRLRQLHTLKGFVVNGSEGCRSGVGEDVREQEHKRYQHGSFCTLEELKSLSQLRCISMVKLERASDKAEAKAAALQAKPHLTTLFLHCTLPSSSFDVQQPRANDYEEENIKRIGEVFEEIHPPPCLEKLEINGYFGREFPSWIMTPSSSSFRNLQWLDLKNCGLCQPLPPLGMLPQLCYLSISGASAVTSIGPEFLLLAGGSAGARGRNGRKTDSCFSSYFPKLEELVFTNMTNWKEWWWRWEEEDNQKRSLLPSLKVLTIDGCPKLRSLPESLVTVLKTLEITRAHSLREIQNLPSLTKLILAHNSSLERVSNFPVLKHIDVDDCVELKVVEGANAVEHIQLDDREAESLPEWLVAAGEEQPRFPFLHKLTLSNKICRRGLPGWPLI
- the LOC120105806 gene encoding LOW QUALITY PROTEIN: stress-response A/B barrel domain-containing protein HS1-like (The sequence of the model RefSeq protein was modified relative to this genomic sequence to represent the inferred CDS: deleted 1 base in 1 codon); translation: MDVKEKGLVKIIRVQPKDWTWVQHQNAKGPNRVEQIVKGYANLISLIEPMAFHCVLVHKTPTTAECGVSDAPTLSSHAKRSIVEYVAHLAHAEFADEFLAAGEVVIVIDYKPAIVLIIMRECRFPFHFY